A single Pedobacter sp. PACM 27299 DNA region contains:
- a CDS encoding DUF3078 domain-containing protein — translation MKIFYASFFLILVVSLNSASAQEVDSIPIDTKGLDIKLKRSPLPSRTGNLNFKAVPLAPIVVNAKVNYWKTRTSVGINFSQAAFSNNWTGGGVNSVALGGVVNYKAEYSKENYSYVSELILEYGKVRNKGQLQKKTRDRIFWDNKAAIQLSKNWYFFGSINFESQFDKGFRYFNDAAGVEREILTSKFMSPGYLTESMGFEYKPNKYFSTRIGTGTAKQTFVLAPNELFITPPDSVNRSESNYGVPKGKKFRNELAFQVVSNFEKEIFTNTVLKARYQMFIPYDRALSNIDHRLDITLTSKLNRLMNVSLNGVGLLDKDTDPKIQANQTLAIGVMFVFPR, via the coding sequence ATGAAGATTTTTTACGCCAGCTTCTTTTTGATCTTAGTCGTGTCCCTCAATTCAGCATCTGCTCAGGAAGTAGACAGCATTCCAATTGATACTAAAGGTTTAGACATTAAACTTAAACGCAGCCCCCTGCCTTCGAGAACGGGAAACCTAAATTTTAAAGCGGTGCCTCTGGCGCCAATTGTTGTGAATGCAAAAGTAAATTACTGGAAGACCAGAACTTCTGTGGGCATTAATTTCTCCCAGGCTGCATTTTCCAACAACTGGACTGGTGGTGGAGTAAACTCTGTAGCTTTAGGTGGCGTAGTCAATTACAAGGCAGAATACAGCAAAGAAAACTACAGTTATGTAAGTGAACTGATCCTGGAATATGGAAAAGTGAGAAATAAAGGACAACTCCAGAAAAAAACAAGAGATCGTATCTTTTGGGATAATAAAGCGGCAATCCAGCTTTCTAAGAACTGGTATTTCTTTGGTTCCATCAACTTTGAATCTCAATTCGACAAAGGATTTAGGTATTTTAATGATGCCGCAGGAGTGGAAAGGGAAATCCTGACCTCCAAATTTATGTCGCCCGGTTATTTAACAGAATCTATGGGTTTTGAGTATAAGCCAAATAAGTACTTCTCTACCCGAATTGGTACAGGTACTGCGAAACAAACTTTCGTGCTTGCACCAAATGAACTGTTCATCACCCCTCCTGATTCAGTCAACCGCAGTGAATCTAATTACGGGGTACCTAAAGGAAAAAAATTCAGAAATGAGCTGGCTTTCCAGGTGGTGAGTAATTTTGAGAAAGAAATTTTCACAAATACAGTGCTGAAGGCCAGGTATCAGATGTTTATTCCTTACGACAGAGCTTTGTCAAACATCGATCACCGTTTGGATATCACCCTAACCTCTAAGCTTAACAGGCTGATGAATGTCAGTTTAAATGGTGTTGGTTTGTTAGATAAAGATACAGATCCTAAGATTCAGGCGAATCAGACACTTGCTATTGGCGTGATGTTTGTTTTCCCGAGGTAA
- the ffh gene encoding signal recognition particle protein, with protein MFENLQDKLDRAFKVLKGQGSITEINVAETMKEIRKALLDADVNYKTAKSFTDDVKEKALGLNVLTAVSPGQLLTKVMNDELTALMGGEVTELDLKTNPTIILIAGLNGAGKTTFTGKLANYLKSKGKKPLLVAGDMYRPAAVDQLQILAEQIGVPVYANLASKDPVAIAMEGIAEGKKNHNNVIIIDTAGRLAIDEEMMNEIAAVKEHTKPHEILFVVDAMTGQDAVNTAKAFNDRLDFTGVVLTKLDGDTRGGAALSIKSVVNKPIKFIGTGEKMEALDVFYPERMASRILGMGDVVSLVERAQQQFDEKEAAELQKKIRKNKFDFNDFYSQIQQIKKMGNMKDLMGMIPGVSKMMKNVEIEDDAFKNVEAIIQSMTKYERENPDSIQQSRRARIAKGSGNKIEDVTKLIKQFEDMRKVMKQFSNPAAAAKMMKNMPKMPMGRM; from the coding sequence ATGTTTGAAAATTTACAGGATAAACTAGACCGTGCATTTAAAGTTTTAAAAGGACAAGGCAGTATTACAGAAATCAACGTGGCCGAAACCATGAAAGAAATCCGTAAGGCTTTGTTGGATGCCGACGTAAATTACAAAACAGCCAAGAGCTTCACAGATGATGTGAAGGAAAAAGCACTTGGTTTAAATGTACTTACCGCTGTTTCTCCAGGTCAGTTGCTGACTAAAGTAATGAACGATGAGCTGACTGCCTTAATGGGTGGTGAAGTGACAGAGTTAGATTTAAAAACCAATCCAACCATCATATTGATCGCCGGACTGAATGGTGCGGGTAAAACTACTTTCACTGGAAAACTGGCCAACTATCTGAAAAGTAAAGGCAAGAAACCTTTATTGGTTGCAGGTGATATGTATCGCCCTGCGGCGGTAGACCAGCTTCAGATTCTTGCGGAGCAGATTGGCGTACCAGTATATGCGAACCTTGCGTCGAAAGATCCGGTAGCCATTGCTATGGAAGGTATTGCGGAAGGTAAAAAGAACCATAACAATGTAATTATTATTGATACGGCAGGTCGTTTAGCAATAGACGAGGAGATGATGAATGAGATCGCTGCCGTAAAAGAACATACAAAACCCCACGAAATTCTATTTGTGGTGGATGCCATGACCGGTCAGGATGCGGTGAATACTGCAAAAGCCTTTAACGACAGGTTAGATTTTACAGGTGTGGTATTGACCAAATTAGATGGTGATACCCGTGGTGGTGCGGCATTATCGATTAAATCGGTAGTAAACAAGCCGATTAAATTTATTGGTACCGGTGAGAAAATGGAAGCCCTGGACGTGTTTTATCCAGAAAGGATGGCTTCACGTATCCTGGGTATGGGTGATGTGGTTTCCCTTGTTGAGCGTGCACAACAGCAGTTTGATGAGAAAGAAGCGGCAGAACTTCAAAAGAAAATCCGCAAGAATAAGTTTGACTTCAACGATTTCTACAGCCAGATTCAGCAGATCAAGAAAATGGGTAACATGAAAGACTTGATGGGCATGATTCCAGGCGTGAGCAAAATGATGAAGAATGTGGAGATCGAAGATGATGCTTTTAAAAATGTGGAAGCAATTATTCAGTCGATGACCAAGTACGAGCGTGAAAATCCGGATAGCATTCAACAAAGCAGACGCGCAAGGATCGCTAAAGGTTCTGGAAACAAAATTGAAGATGTAACGAAACTGATCAAACAGTTCGAAGATATGCGTAAAGTAATGAAGCAATTCTCAAATCCTGCAGCAGCAGCGAAAATGATGAAAAATATGCCTAAAATGCCAATGGGCAGAATGTAG
- a CDS encoding YifB family Mg chelatase-like AAA ATPase: MLVKTYGSAVFGVDALTITIEVCIGGGNKYHILGSPDHTIRESLRRIESAIQTAGLKMPRQKIVINLSPAGIRKEGAAYDLPIAIAILAASGQIEALHTDQYFMMGELSLDGGLQPIRGALPIAIQAQAAGFKGFILPKDNSSEAAIVSELLVYGMDNLLEVVSFFKLPLSEKPPHTLLATKNPFPVSADFDCDFADVKGQENIKRALEIAAAGGHNLILIGPPGAGKTMLAKRLPSILPPLSIPEALETTKIHSVAGKLNGLDALLSSRPYRCPHHTISDVALVGGGANPQPGEISLAHNGVLFLDELPEFKRSVLEVMRQPLEDRSITISRAKLSVSYPASFMLIASMNPCPCGFYNHPTRECSCAGGMVQKYLSKISGPLLDRIDLHVEVTPVNFKELTSEVAAEKSERIRARVIAARAIQGMRFQGRPDMHCNAQMNANMVRQVCQINAKGQSLIKKAMERLGLSARAYDRILKVARTIADLAGTEDIRSEHLAEAINYRSLDRESWTP, from the coding sequence ATGCTGGTAAAAACTTATGGAAGCGCTGTTTTTGGCGTCGATGCACTGACCATTACGATTGAAGTCTGCATTGGTGGCGGCAACAAATACCATATTTTAGGTTCGCCAGACCATACGATCCGGGAAAGCCTGAGAAGGATAGAGAGCGCAATCCAGACTGCTGGACTAAAAATGCCCAGACAGAAGATTGTGATCAATCTGTCTCCGGCTGGAATCCGGAAAGAAGGCGCCGCTTACGACCTTCCAATTGCCATCGCTATTCTCGCCGCTTCAGGGCAAATAGAAGCACTCCATACCGATCAATACTTCATGATGGGAGAACTCTCCTTAGACGGCGGTTTACAGCCAATCAGAGGAGCCTTACCGATTGCTATACAAGCACAGGCTGCCGGATTCAAAGGTTTCATTCTCCCTAAAGACAATTCCAGCGAAGCGGCCATTGTCAGTGAACTGCTGGTTTATGGAATGGATAACCTATTGGAAGTGGTTTCCTTTTTTAAGCTTCCGCTATCGGAGAAGCCTCCCCATACTTTACTCGCGACAAAGAATCCCTTTCCTGTGTCAGCTGATTTTGACTGTGATTTCGCTGATGTGAAAGGTCAGGAGAATATTAAGCGGGCCTTAGAGATTGCAGCAGCCGGTGGCCATAACCTCATTTTAATTGGCCCTCCTGGAGCCGGAAAAACAATGCTAGCAAAGCGATTGCCCAGCATTCTACCACCATTAAGTATTCCAGAAGCCCTGGAAACTACTAAAATACATTCCGTTGCGGGAAAATTAAATGGCCTGGATGCTTTATTGAGCAGTAGGCCATACCGCTGTCCGCACCATACCATTTCAGATGTGGCATTGGTAGGTGGTGGCGCAAACCCACAACCCGGGGAAATTTCCCTGGCCCATAACGGTGTATTGTTCCTGGACGAACTCCCAGAATTTAAAAGAAGCGTGTTAGAGGTGATGCGGCAGCCGTTAGAAGACCGTAGCATCACAATTTCCCGAGCGAAATTAAGTGTCAGCTACCCGGCTAGCTTCATGCTGATTGCTTCTATGAATCCCTGTCCATGTGGTTTCTATAACCATCCTACCAGAGAATGCAGCTGTGCCGGAGGTATGGTACAAAAATACCTGAGCAAGATTTCCGGGCCACTGCTGGATCGTATAGACCTTCATGTGGAAGTCACACCGGTAAATTTTAAGGAGTTAACTTCTGAGGTCGCTGCCGAGAAAAGCGAACGGATCAGAGCAAGGGTGATTGCCGCAAGGGCAATTCAAGGGATGCGCTTCCAGGGAAGACCTGATATGCATTGTAATGCACAAATGAATGCGAATATGGTACGGCAGGTCTGTCAGATCAATGCCAAAGGACAGTCGCTGATTAAAAAAGCGATGGAAAGGCTGGGCTTATCGGCCAGAGCTTATGACCGGATTTTGAAAGTTGCAAGAACCATTGCAGATCTTGCCGGTACAGAAGATATCAGATCTGAACATTTAGCAGAAGCCATCAATTACCGGAGCCTGGACCGGGAAAGCTGGACACCATAA